In one Fundidesulfovibrio magnetotacticus genomic region, the following are encoded:
- a CDS encoding glycosyltransferase family 2 protein, with product MLHGKTVAVVVPAYNEETQILKVLETMPAFVDRIVVVNDCSKDRTAEIVRDYMARHNQVTACQGEGCEPLAATPYNKAEQVLRTLNKKEINFFLPSEVVNETPESDRVILINNLVNGGVGTAIARGYKFCKDLRIDCTAVMAGDGQMDPDELESICMPVVAENIDYVKGNRLIHRSAWLVIPKIRYLGNSVLSMLTKIASGYWRVSDTQTGYTAISRKALEAIRIHQIYPSYGMPNDMLVKLNIAYCTLREVEIKPVYDVGESSKMKIGKVIPTVSWLLCKNFFKRLWIKYLFKDFHPIFVLYHLSFLLLFLAGGLGMRLLGEFIAGQSWTSVSLLIFAFLSINGFQSLLSAMWMDMQDNDRFYK from the coding sequence ATGCTGCACGGCAAGACCGTGGCCGTCGTCGTGCCGGCCTACAACGAGGAAACGCAGATCCTGAAGGTCCTGGAGACCATGCCCGCGTTCGTGGACCGCATCGTGGTGGTCAACGACTGCTCCAAGGATCGTACGGCGGAGATCGTGCGCGACTACATGGCCCGGCACAACCAGGTCACCGCATGCCAGGGCGAGGGCTGCGAGCCCCTGGCGGCCACGCCCTACAACAAGGCCGAGCAGGTTCTGCGCACCCTGAACAAGAAGGAGATCAACTTCTTCCTGCCCTCGGAAGTGGTCAACGAGACCCCGGAGAGCGACCGGGTGATCCTCATCAACAACCTGGTCAACGGCGGCGTGGGCACGGCCATCGCACGCGGCTACAAGTTCTGCAAGGACCTGCGCATCGACTGCACCGCCGTCATGGCAGGCGACGGCCAGATGGACCCCGACGAGCTCGAAAGCATCTGCATGCCCGTGGTGGCCGAGAACATCGACTACGTGAAGGGCAACCGCCTCATCCACCGTTCGGCCTGGCTGGTGATCCCCAAGATCCGCTACCTGGGCAATTCGGTGCTCTCCATGCTCACCAAGATCGCCTCGGGCTACTGGCGCGTCTCCGACACCCAGACGGGCTACACCGCCATCTCGCGCAAGGCCCTGGAGGCCATCCGCATCCACCAGATCTATCCCAGCTACGGCATGCCCAACGACATGCTCGTGAAGCTCAACATCGCCTACTGCACCCTGCGCGAGGTGGAGATCAAGCCCGTGTACGACGTGGGCGAAAGCTCCAAGATGAAGATCGGCAAGGTGATCCCCACCGTGTCCTGGCTTCTGTGCAAGAATTTCTTCAAACGGTTGTGGATCAAGTACCTTTTCAAGGACTTCCACCCCATCTTCGTGCTCTACCACCTCTCCTTCCTGCTGCTCTTCCTGGCGGGGGGGCTGGGCATGCGCCTGCTGGGGGAGTTCATCGCGGGGCAGTCCTGGACCAGCGTGTCGCTGCTCATTTTCGCCTTCCTCTCCATCAACGGCTTCCAGTCGTTGCTCTCGGCCATGTGGATGGACATGCAGGACAACGACCGCTTCTACAAATGA
- a CDS encoding peptidylprolyl isomerase, producing the protein MQRKSFPVLTILLAALLALSWAGPAAAQNRDYVALTTSKGAIVLELYPDKAPQTVANFLSYVKEGFYDGLVFHRVINGFMIQGGGMDKNLQPKQGRPPIKNEADNGLKNEAYTIAMARTPVPDSATSQFFINVKDNRQLDHSGKTPNGWGYAVFGKVVEGREVVDAIKAVPTGMRAGLADVPVESVVILKAETVKR; encoded by the coding sequence ATGCAGCGCAAGAGCTTTCCGGTCCTGACGATCCTTCTCGCGGCCCTTCTGGCCCTCTCCTGGGCCGGGCCCGCCGCTGCCCAGAACAGGGACTACGTGGCCCTGACCACCTCCAAGGGCGCCATCGTCCTGGAACTCTACCCCGACAAGGCCCCACAGACCGTGGCCAACTTCCTGTCCTACGTGAAGGAGGGCTTCTACGACGGGCTCGTCTTCCACCGCGTGATCAATGGCTTCATGATCCAGGGCGGCGGCATGGACAAGAACCTCCAGCCCAAGCAGGGACGCCCGCCCATCAAGAACGAGGCCGACAACGGGCTCAAGAACGAAGCCTACACCATCGCCATGGCCCGCACTCCGGTCCCGGACTCGGCCACCTCCCAATTCTTCATCAACGTCAAGGACAACCGCCAGCTCGACCACTCCGGCAAGACCCCCAACGGATGGGGCTACGCAGTGTTCGGCAAGGTGGTGGAGGGCCGCGAGGTGGTGGACGCTATCAAGGCCGTGCCCACCGGCATGCGCGCCGGACTTGCCGACGTGCCCGTGGAGTCCGTGGTGATCCTCAAGGCCGAGACGGTCAAACGCTGA
- a CDS encoding DUF3124 domain-containing protein gives MAPRSGFAPRAALAALVLALALLAAPALAGGPSKGQTLYVPCYSHIYHGIKTRPIDLTITLSARNTDPARPVRLLEVDYYDTAGKLVKRHLEKPMVLEPLATAEFIVGQTDVTGGSGANFLVRWSAEEPVSPLLVEAVMIGTSAQQGISFTSRGLPVAGR, from the coding sequence ATGGCCCCGCGTTCCGGCTTCGCGCCCCGCGCCGCGCTGGCGGCGCTCGTCCTGGCTCTTGCCCTGCTGGCCGCCCCCGCCCTGGCGGGCGGCCCCTCCAAGGGCCAGACCCTCTACGTGCCGTGCTATTCCCACATCTACCACGGCATCAAGACCCGGCCCATCGACCTGACCATCACCCTCTCCGCGCGCAACACCGACCCCGCGCGCCCCGTGCGCCTGCTGGAGGTGGACTACTACGACACCGCAGGCAAGCTGGTGAAACGCCACCTGGAGAAGCCCATGGTCCTGGAGCCCCTGGCCACGGCGGAATTCATCGTGGGACAGACCGACGTGACCGGCGGCTCGGGGGCCAACTTCCTGGTGCGCTGGAGCGCGGAGGAGCCCGTGAGCCCGCTCCTGGTGGAGGCCGTGATGATCGGCACCTCGGCCCAGCAGGGCATCTCCTTCACCAGCCGGGGGTTGCCCGTGGCCGGGCGCTGA